GAGGCGGCTCTTTGCGCGGCTTCCCACGCCGCGACTGCGCGTGGCAGCGCGGAAAGGGCGGCTTTCTCCGCGTGGGGTGCTTTGCCGCGCATTGCGTGGCCGTGCAGCGCGGTGCGGCGGCCTCACGCTGcgtggcgggggcggcggggggtccCCGGTCCGCCCGTGCCCCCGCGGGGCAGCGCGGGAGGGGCGGGCGCCGGTGTCCGCGGGGCGGGGAGAAGCGAAGGGCAGAGGCGTTTGTCGGGCGTGGGATGCACGGCTGCTgcggggccccggccccgcgtcCCCCCGGGCGCCGCCCGTCCGGTGTCCGGCCCGTCCCGCTGTGAGGCCACCACCTTCCCAAGGCCACCCCGCTGTCCTTCTTCTCGCCCCTCTCACGCGTGCTGGTGTCGCTCacccctgcccgtggggagggaCGTTCACCGCATCCTTTCTGCATCCCCAGTGCTCGGGGAACCGGGAGGAAATCGCCCGCGGACAAGTCTGGGGAAGGTGGGTGATGAGATTTGGGTCTCTTCTGGCGCAGGCTGGCTGCCGTAGCAAGGTACCCACGCTTCGGAGGTTGCATCGCCTGGTTTTGGTGTCTGCCTGGCCGGGATGGTGCCTACGCACTCTAGCCGTTTTTCTCACTGTAACCCTGTCCTCCTACTTTTCCAAGGCTTCGGCGACGGAGCTGCTGTCACCGTGCTGGGGCCAGAGCTTGCTTGGTTTCAGGAGTGAGGCCGTGTCTCAGTGCTGCATTGGAGGTCTGACAAGGAAGGCCAAACACTTAATTCATGCATCTCTCAGCTTGCTTTTAATGTGAGTCTCCACGTTACGCCTCTGACCTTTCCAGGAGCTGATGGTGGGGTCACTCCTCTAATGTTTGCATTTGCAGAAGGCAAATATGTTTTTACTGATTCTCAGAGTCTTGGTAACTCTTTCCTTCATGTGTTACACGTGCATAGCCCTGTACTAGCTCCAGGCCGCGCTGCATTTGGCCGTGCATCGGTTAATTATTTCAGTGGGGATCAACAGTTACAAAAAAgacctttttcattttgtccaTACAGTAGGGGAACTTCCAAGACCTGAAATGAGCTCCTGTCAAACTGGCACTCCAGTGACTGCGCAAGGGAATGCACAGGCTTACACTTACTGCTGGTTTAAGCTCTCAGAGTGTTTTATGTGGATCAGGCCCAGGAGTTTTTTCCTGAAGCCAGACTGGGTAACTTTGTTCTGTCTGGCTGGGGGATTTtgagagttttattttttaatgtgaacaGTGGTGACTGTCTGATACGAAAGCAGTAAACAAACACCTCTAGGTTTACTGTGCTTATTCTGCACAGTGTAGCACAATATTTTGCAATTCGGAGTGTTGTGAAACTGGTTTTCAGTTGGCTTGGAAATACATGTGACCATGTAACTGAATCTGCCAGGAAACTGCTTGGCTATTTCACTCACTTCCTTGGGTACGTGGAAAAGAATGACCCACCCAAACCCTCCCCGTTCCATGGTAGACACCTGCTCTTCAGCTGTGGTCTCTGCAGCATCGCAGTAACTGCAGCctgccaaggggcaacgggcagTATGTCAAACTTCTCTAGGTTCCTGGAATAAAGGTTGCTCAAGCAAATGTAAACATTACTTGATTGCACTGAGAAACTTTGTTATCTGCATTATAACCCCACAGTGGGGGAAGGAAAACCAAACTTCTGCTTAAAATGATCATTATTTATACCGCAGGCAAAAACTTAGGAGCCTCACTTCTGCCCCTCTGCAATTGCCAGCACAGTTTGCTGGATTTTTTAAGTGGGTATGTGCAGCTTAAATAGCACAgcaagaagggagggaaaggaggcagTCATAACATAAGGTTGGAGAGAGGTGATATGAGTTAGATTTAGACTACAGTACACCCTGTTGAAGCTCTCCAGAGCAGAGCAATGGATACTGGACCATCTCTTGAGGGAGCGATGTGCCCTGTGGGGAGCATCGAGGCTGCCTCCTTGCCcagtggcagagcagagccGGCTGCAATTGTGGTTGGCTTACTGGTGCTCAGCTGCCGTGTGACTTCCATGCAGtaaatgaggaaggaaaagccAAGGAGTCTCTATGCAAACTGACCTTTGAAAGGGAAGCCCAAGCGCCCAGAAGGCACAGCATCGCAGCAGTGCTCTCTTGCTGTCCTAGAGGGGCTCGCTAAAGCTGCCCCCTTCTCAGTGCATCTTGGGACACCCTTTATTGTGAGAGTTGGAGTGGGAGACTGCTCCCGGGGAGGCTCACTAGGGTCTCAGTTGGAGACCTTCAGCACCGATCTGAGCCCACGTGCAAACAGAGGAGTTAGTCAGGAAGGCGCTCTGGGACCAGGAGTTGCCACATATGCCTGCATTTTGCCTGCTCACAAATGTCAGCCGCAAGGTTTAGCACAGCCAGCGTGTATGGGCTGAGAGCTCGGATGTGCTGGGACATTGCTGGCACTGGGACGTTGCTGGCACAGGCACGctcatttttcctctgctctaaTTGGGTGTTTCCTCACATTTACTAGAAGGGGAACAACCTGCCTTATCTTGCTTACCTGACCATTGATCAGAGAGGCTGCTGTACGCTCAGTCACAGGAGAAGAGAAATCTGCGCTCTGGAGGGGCCGTGAAGAAGATAAGTTTCCAGGTACTTTTGCCACTGCAGTCTCTGTAAAGCTCCTGTATTACTCAGGTGAGTCTGCTGCAGGGAGAAACATGAGATTTATGAAGACCAGTTCAAGCTGCAGATAAGGATTGATACTCAgaagtttctgttttcatttaattaccTGCATCCTTTAGCTGACTTAGATCGTGTGTTGATTTAGTAATGGAATAGTGACTTTTGTGGGAGCTTTCTGGGGGAAGAACCAGTCAAGAGCTAGGACAACATCCATGTTTCATCCCTCTGCCATTCAAGGGGAGCAAGGACCAGGCCTTTTACTCCAGGCTAGGAAAAACAATCCTGAGTAAGTCTGGGCAGGGAAAAGCTAACAGCTTTTGGTCCGAGGGCATATGCACAGCTATAACTGGAGCAGTGGAGCCGGTGATATATTTTCTAGCTGACTGTGAATGTATGAATCTGATGAGACACTTCTCTGTCTTATCTCTGCCCGCAGAAGGTTAGGATTATCATGTTAATTCTCATACCCAAGATCCATTTCTCAGTTGTATGGTCACAAAACTGCCATTTTAAAATGGTGTGATCATGCTAGTGCAAAGCCTAGTGAGAGTGCAACTGCACCAGCCTAAAAAAATCCATATACTTTTCCCTCTTGCTGTCAAAAAATGGCTGGTTTTCCTACGCAGGTAAAATTAAAAGGTGTAAGTTTATTGACCAGAACCAAAAGTGTTTAAAGAAGTTAATTATCTTGTGTGCTGTGAAGGCTGTGCTCTAACTAAACACAACTTCGGAAAATGGAACTGGGAATGAGAGAGCCAGTGTAAGAGCTTCTGAAATAAGACTTGATGTAATGAGAATTTGCAGAATGGTTTATTCACTTGTTCTGGATTATCTCTCTTGAGATGTAAAGTCATTGCCATGTTTCTAGGGATAAGAACTAAATGTGTcatttctctaaaaaaaaaacaactttattttGGATTAGAGAAACAAGAATAAATAAGAATGAGCAAAGGGACTTTTTGGTCAGGGAGGCCGGCTGTTACTGGCTGCAGTGGTTTGAATGGGTACTGAGTGGAGAAGGCCAGAATGGGTGCTGCCGTGCACTCTTCAGTGATGGAAAGTTGCAGTAGGCAGAACACAAACCCCGCATTGTCTCCTGGCCACATACACAACCATCATGAGGCAGCATCTAGACTGGCTCATGTCTAGACTCGAGGACTAAACTACTTCTCCCCCTGTGTTGTTTTATCAGACCATTTGTATCCCAGTAGCTCATTAGAACCCAATTCAGCTCCGTTCATGAGTGGTGGTGCACATGAGTCATTAAAGTACAGTGTATTAAAGAAGAGCCTGTGTACTGCCAGTGGTCGTGCTTGTCTCTGAGCTGCTATGACAATATTGACATGAAGCAGTGCCAAGAAAGCATAATACCATTTGAGCAAAGTCCTGTTGTTGAAAGCAGTACTTAATTTGCAGGCACATGTGTTGATTTGTAGCCAGCTCTGAAATTTGTATTACAATGGATTTCAGTTTCACAGTCTAAAGGCATTGACACCCCCTCATTAACTCAGCTGTGGGAACAATGCTTATGCTACCAAAAGACCTTAGGCCCGTGCTGTCTTCCACTTCTTGGTTTGCATAAGGAGGCTGCAGTCTTTTCAAGAGCCCCAGTTACTACCATGACTGAGATCATGGAGGGGCAGAGAGACTGTTGGGTGGAGGGTCAGGCAGAAGTCCCTGGCTCTTCAGCTGTAGGAAAGCAGGAACCTTGCATTGTGTTTGGCAGTGTTATAATGTAGATTGACAGatgttcttttttaatcctGTCTTGTAGTGTTCCTTGGTCTACCTCTTCTCTCCCAAGATGCTGAGAAGAGTCCTGTGTACAGTGTTGTTCATGGGAGCCTTGCCATCACTGGCTGAAGTGTCCCAAGGCCACATCTCAGTGGTGTTGCTGGGAGCCACAGGTGATTTGGCCAAGAAGTATTTGTGGCAGGGTCTATTCCAACTCTACATGGACCAAGTGAGCAGTGGCCACAGTTTCACCTTCCACGGGGCTGCACTGACAGCTCTGGAGCCGGGGCAGAGACTGATGTTTGatgtgctgaagaagctggCCTGTCCCCCGGATGAACCTCCCAATAGGTGTGCTGTGCTCAAGGACCAGTTCCTGAAGCTGAGCCAATACCACCAGCTGAAGACTGCCGAAAACTACACGGTGCTGAACAGAGAGATTGAGACACTGCTTCGCGAGGAGGGGCTGAAGGAGGCTGGAAGGATCTTTTACTTCTCAGTACCACCGTTTGCCTACACAGAGATTGCCCGCCACAtcaacagcagctgcagaccACCTCCAGGAGCCTGGTTGCGTGTGGTGCTGGAGAAACCTTTTGGCCATGACCTGGAGtcagcccagcagctggctgcagagctgacaAGCTTCTTCAGGGAAGAGGAGATGTACCGGGTGGACCACTACCTTGGCAAACAGGTGAGCAGCTTGGAAGGCACAGGCCCCTGCTGGGTTGAGGGACTTAGTGGCTGGGAGAGCGCTGGGTGTCAGCTCTGCATCTAATGAGAGTGTTGTTCCTCTCTCAAATTCAGGCAGCACCACTGAGTGTGCTCCCAAGCCTCCATTTGCTTATGGAGTCCTGTGCTGTTATTCTTGCCCTGTACTGCGCTGCTGTCCGTCCTCTTACAGAGCAGAGGAAATGTTCAGACCAAAGCAGGGCTTTCTCCCGTTAGAGTGATGAGGGTCTCCGCTCCAGAGGGAAGCCAGGGTGTAGGGGTGAACTGTGTGTGCATGAAGGGATGCAGAATTCACCTGGTCTTCTCATCAAGGTCGGGGCTTTGATTTCACTGAATAAGCAACAACCTTTCCCACTCACAGTTCTCCCATCTCATTACAGACAGacctctctgcttctctgtggCTTCTAGAAGCAATTTTAATTTGATACGATGTGGAGCTGATGGGATGTTAGTTTTGCGGGATGCTTAGGAGGAGGTTTCTTCCTGCCCTGCGCTCCACTTGGGGCATGGAGGactggctgctgcagggacagctcAGGATGTGGAGCTGCATTGTCCCAGAGGGAATGTGTTCAAGGACATGCCATCCTTGTTTTAGAGAAATGTGATGCCACGTTTTGAAAGTAACCTGTTCCAGTCATGGCACTGTGGCCAGATTTTACTCAGAATGTTGCATGTCCAGCTGCAAGGAGAGCATCTCTACTAAGAGgggggttttcttcttttttcttttctcccaaaaAGAGCAGATGGCTTTAGTGGTATAAGCATCTAATCTGATGTATTTCAGCACTTTGGAACTACGTTAGTCCCAGGATGGTCTGACTCAGCCCTTTGTCCTTCGGTAGATATAAACTGAGTGCCTTGCAGTTTGTAGTTCAGCCTTTTTCACACAAAACCTCAAAATGCCTCAGAAAGACATTTAGTATCTGCTCTGTACAGTCGTTGGAGACCCCACTGTGCATCATTGCAGGCTCCCTTGCtgattttctcttctctgaccCACTCAGCTGTGTGGCGTGTCTGCTGGCACTCCAGAGCTGGCCACATCACAGTGCTGGATGGGGCGGTGAGGCAGAGATACTGTGGAAAGCTGGTGAGTTTTTGTCAGGTCTTTGATTTTTCCCTTCACAGGCTGTAGCCCATATCCTGCCTTTTCGAGATCAGAACCGACAGTTTCTGGATCCAATCTGGAACCGACATCACGTGGAAAGAGTGGAGATTGTCTTGAAAGAGACTGTGGATGCTAAAGGTTGGTGAGGCGAGTGCGCAGAGCTACAGTGAATAAGTGAGGAGAACTGACAAGTTCGTTACGTGGAAGTGGCCCTTGAGGTAGTGCTGgtgcagaaacaaaaaagagcaGATGAATGATATGTTGCTCCCTGGAAATAGAGAGGGGCTGTCTTACACCTTCTACGCTAGAGACTGACTCACTTCCAGGTAGTGTTGCTGCTTCCAAGATTCCCGTTGCAGTTCAGGGAGCAGGGGCAGAATCCCCCacctttttctgctgcagagctctggggGCGTTGCACCTAGCTTTCTGTCCCAAATCTTGGTAAAAGGCGCTGGATTTGGAATTGATGCAGTCTAAGGCCACTTCAGTTCAGTGCTGCAATAATCTGGTTGTTGTAACAACAACCCTTTTGTATTCCTGTCCTGTTACCTACCAAGCTCACACTGAGTAGACGTTTGCGCTATTCTTTGGAAGATGCTCTTGCATCGTTTGCCGGGGTGTTGTTACTCGTATCGGCTAGTTGGTGTCAGTCCAGGTACCTAGGTCAGTCTGTGTTTGTCTGCCTGTttgtttcccttcctctctgtaGTAAGAAAGAGcattgcagagagaaaatccaAGCCCAGAGTTGCTAGCATGGGTCTCCTGCTGAAGGACACGGCTGCAATCCCTCCCTGCAATGCTGCAGCATCCGCTCTGCAGTGCTCAGCATAAAGCACTCTGGGCTGGACTGCCACCCGCAGCACTTCTCGGGATGTCAGGAGCCTTCGGTTCTGCAACATCAGGATTGTTTCTCCACTCACTTTACCTCCTCTTcaatcttcctccttcctccctccctctctctcttccttcctcagccacCACAAACTCAATTAATGCAACTTTATCAAACTTGGAGTAATTTTTGGTTTGGCAGCCCAGGCCTCACTGGGCCTGTTTGTGGGTGAGGGATGCACTGCAGAGAGACGTAGGGAGACCAGTGTTGTCTGTGCATATCGCCAGCTATACCCGTACCCTCCCCGCACTGAACAACTTTGCAATTTTTCATTTgacgtctttttttttttcccctgtgcagCTTCAGCTGGCAGCCTGGCTCTCAACAAATCTGCGGCATTGATTACATTAATGAATGTGCCTTTGGATTAGAGCAAGGGAGATGAATGTCTCAATCAATAGGGGAAGCCTGTGGCCGTGATGTAGTCTGCAGTGTGCAGCCTGCTGCTGATGGACTACAGAAAGGCATCTGTTTGAGTCATTTTCCTTATAAGTGCATTGTCCTTCTCCCCCCTGTTCCCACCTGCATCAGGAGTCAGGCAGGGAAAGAGAAGCAGGGCTTTGCGCATGAAATTTCGTCTCTCAAGGGCATGGCTCAGCCAGAGCCTTCTGAGGACATGAAAACCAGGGGAAAAGAGGCAGCGAAGAGCAGTGCTCATTGCCGGGACCCAGCTTCAGCTGTTCTGTGGGCCTGGTGTGTAGCTATAGAGCTGCTGGGGCCCCGGCTCTGACCCTACTTTCCAGCTACTCTGTCAAAGCTTCTGCGCAGAACTGTGTTGTGTGGAGTCTCAGGCCCAGGTGCTGTTGTGACCTGTGGGACACGAGTGTCAGGGCAAGAGATATACAGGGGCCCTGCATCATGCTGTATGTGGGAGGTTTGAGCTGGATATTGCTGCTAGTCACTGACCTCAGCTTCTGAAAGCACAAGCGAtacaagaaagcaaagctgctttctgctctgtgcaCTCGGGAAGTAGCAGACAAGAGCATTACTCCTGCTGGGTTTAGGCTCTGTAAGTACCCCGGAAGGAGGATTATGTCTGGCTCTGTGGAGGACCTGGAGCAGTCTCATGGGAAccttttatctttattttagtAGCAGAGACATTTTGGAAGCCCCtctggagggagagaaaaggcttagaatcatagaattgtagaatggtttgggctgaaAGGGACTTTGGAGATAATCTACTCCaactcccctgccatgggcagggacatctttcactaggtcaggttgctcagagccctgtccaaccagACTTTGAACACGTCCAGTGGTGggacatccacaacttctctgagcTTGATGGCTTCAAGTGAATTGTTGGGCCAGGAGAAGAGGAGCTCGGTGCAAACCAATTAGGGCCGGTGCTCTTTGTTCTCCTTTGCAAACGTTATACATGCAGAGGGCAAGGCTGCAAGATAACCACATCAGTTTACCAGCATCTTACCTCCTCTTTGTCCTCAGGCCGCACCAGCTTCTACGAGCAGTATGGAGTCATCCGGGATGTGCTGCAGAACCACCTCACGGAGGCCCTGATGTTTCTGACCATGGAGCTCCCAGCCAACGTGAGCAAGGCTGAAGAGGTTTTGCAGTGCAAGCTGCAGGCCTTCCAGTCCTTGCGGGGCCTGGAGAAAAACAATGCCGTGTTGGGTCAGTATCAGGCATATGCCAGCCAAGTACGGGAGGAACTGCAGAAGGCACAGGACTACATCAGCACAACACCAACCTTTGCAGGTGAGAGTTTGGTCTGGGCCCTGGAAAGGGGAGTAGTCTAGAGCTGAGGAGAGCAGATGTGAGTCCTTGCATGCTGATACCAGCTCCATGACTGTGGACCTCAGTGCTAACACAGGGATGTCTCCAGACATCCACCAGCACGGTCACTGGGAGCTGTAACAAGATAATGTTGTTGTCATGTTAGTTAACTAATGATCCAGTGAATGGGGAGCATTTTGTAAGAGCTAAATCCCATTATTCTTGATAAGATCTCTCTGTTATTTTTAGAAGTGGCCTGCAAACTCCTTTGCCTTTTCATAAAGTCGAGTTGCTGTCTGCATCTGGGGGGTAAAGCATTGGCAGTTCTCTGTGATTAGGAGACCATGAGGCCATCTCTGGCCATGCTGTGTCTTCTGAACATTAAAGATTTTGTCTGAATTGTATTTGTGCTCAGAAATTAGTGGTTCCTGAATTCTCATTCCTGCAAGATGAAAGAAGTTTAATCAAGTAGGATACCTGGGAAGCAGCACAGCACGGTAGCTGGAGAGCTGTTAGTCCAGTGATGTCATGAAAGGGCTGAATGTGGAGCAAGAGACACAAGATTTTGGGGAGCTAAGGAAGGGGAATGATGGGTAGGTGATAGAGATCCCCTCAAATCTGCTTGCTGTTCAGGTTTAATTTGGTAGCTGACATCACTGTCGTTTCAGGTGTGCTGATTCACAGTGACAACCTGCGTTGGGAAGGGGTTCCTTTCCTCCTCACTTCTGGGAAAGCTCTGGATGAACGGGTAGGTTATGTCCGTGTTCTCTTCAAGAACCGGGCCTACTGCACTCAGAGCGAGACTCTGAGGgatgcagagcacagccagtgTAAAGCCAAGCAGATCATCTTCTACATCGGGCATGGCGCACTCAACACCCCTGCAGTGCTTGTGAGCAGGAACCTTTTCAGGCCTGTCATGCCAGAAGGCAGTTGGAAAGAAGCAGTGGGTCAGTCAGACCTGCACATTTTTGGACAACCATTGTCTGATTACTACATGTACAGCCCTGTGAAAGAGAGAGATGCATATTCTGTCCTCATCTCCAACATCTACCATGGCAGGAAGGACTTCTTCATTACCACCGAGAACCTGCTGGCCTCCTGGGGATTCTGGACACCGCTGCTGGATAGCATTTCCCAGCAGCCCCTACGCCTCTACCCTGGGGGAGTGGAGAACCAGCACCTCTTAGACTTTGAAATGGTGAGTGGGGAAGTGGCATTCACGCTGGCAGAGCCAGTAGAACTGCTGAACCCCAACAGGCTGATGCCAAGTGATTACAGCGCAATCCAGTCCAAATTTCGGCAGAGTCCCCTTGTCTCAGCATGGTCTGAGAACCTGATTTCCCAGCTGGCTTCTGACATCGAGAAGACAGCAAGTAGGGCTGTGGCGCACTCTGGGAAGTTCCACCTGGCCCTCTCAGGCGGCTCAAGCCCGGTGGTCCTATTCCAGCGGCTGGCAAGACACCATTATGCCTTTCCATGGAAGCACACCCACATCTGGCTGGTAGATGAACGCTGTGTCCCTCTCACTGACATTGAGTCCAACTTCTTCAGCTTGCACAAGCATCTCCTCCAGAGTGTCAGGGTGCCCTACTTCAACATCCACCCTATGCCTGTGCACCTGAACCAGCGGCTCTGTGTGGAAGAGGACAGAGGCACAGAACTGTATGCCAAGGAGATCTTGGCCCTGGTGGCCAATGCTAGCTTTGACCTGGTCCTGCTGGGGGTGGGCACTGATGGGCACACTGCCTCGCTCTTCCCCCAATCTGAAAATGGCTTGGAAGGGGCTCGGACTGTGGTTCTGACCGAAAGCCCTGTCAAACCTCACCAAAGGATGAGCCTTAGCCTACCCCTCATCAACAAGGCCAGGCAGGtgtttgtcctggttttggggAAGGGTAAGCATGACATCGTGACCCTGCTCAGCAGGGTGGGCCATAAACCAAGGAAATGGCCTGTCTCGGGTGTCAGCCCCAGCTCTGGCCAGCTGGTGTGGTATGTGGATTATGAAGCTCTGCTTGGGTGATGCCTTCACAGTGTCCCTCCTCCCTTGTCTGCGTGGCCCTTACAGCCTGGATTTTCCTACACAATGTCCATGTTTTTCTGttgccagcagcagcttcatctCTGACAGACTCCTCTAACCTTCTGGGAAATCCGTGGCCTGCAGTGCCTCTGACATTTGAGCCCGGAAAGGAACTCAACGCACCATTCAGAGCTAAGTAGGAGCCAAGAGCCCAGTGCAGTGTTTCTGGCTCTGCTAGGGGTTCTGACTGTGTCTTTGGACAAATTACCTCACCTTGAAGTGCCTCAGTTTTCCCTGTCAGGCCTTTGTGTTTATTAGCATTTAACTACCTCGCAGGCGCTACGGGAGACTTGTTAAATTAAGTACCTGccaaatttattattatttttgttttaattctcaGGCTAGAAGACAGTAATAACATGTTCATCCTCTGCCTTGCTCAGTCTGGCTGGGACAGAGTCGTCATCTCAGTAAAATGAAGGTTCTGTGCCCGCGGGTCCATAGGCTATGGCTGTGCTCTCCTGGAAGCATAGACACGCATTTGCTTTTGTGGCATGTGGCCCCTAAATGCTCACACTGATCTGTGAGCTCATGGCAGTCCTGAGTCTTTGCAGATTgcccagcagcagaggctgagtTTATAAGCAGTAATTTGCTGCTTTCATTAAGTGGATAGCTGATACCATGGGGGATGGAGAAGGAAGACATATTGCTTTTTAGGCTGTTCGAATAATGGGGACAGGGTGAGGAATATGGCAGTTCACAGGGCCATTATTTGCCTGCAGTGCAACAATTACTGAGGGAGAAGCTTGGTGTTGAGAGGAGTTGCTTGGTTTTAGCTAGCAAAGAAATGGTTTCTTTAACCGTCTGTCTTTGTCTTTGTCTCATTCTCTGAAATGAacttttctctgtcttcagaATTGAAGCTTGCAGTGTCATTCAGTGGCTTATAAAATTTCTGCAGGAGGCAGCTTTATAAACTATCAATGTATCTGTTATTACAGCACACATTAAGGTAGTTACAGTGTTTGcagatggtggtggtggggtttgAACTCAAGGACACTCACTTATCAGAGGAGGGAATTTTCTCTGTACATATCTCGGGCACACAGAACTAGTAAATTGCATCTCTCTGACAGGACAACGTTAAGTGCTTATAGAAATGTATAGTGCTATTGCTCACAGGAAGGGTTGGAGACATCTAGTCCTACCTAGAGACCCCACTCTCCCCTTCCTAATCTTCACCTTCCCAGAATGCTGCCATGCACAATGGGTGCGTCTCTGCTTTCATGATATCCCGAAATGCTCCGTGATCATCTCCAATGGGTAATTTACCACAGCAGACCAGAGTACAGCTTTTGGTAAGGAAATCAAGACAGCACAAGATGGGAGAATCTGGGCTGATGGTCCATGTGGAGGCTAGAGACGAACCCACTCACCCAGGGTGGCCCCAGGATGGGACAGACCCACTGCAGGAAGCTGGGGGTGGTACTGGATGCCAGCAGGGAGGAATCTGCATAGGAGCGGAGGCCACTTTCAAGGgaatttctctcttcttcctgtgAAATCTGGCCCTGTTTCCACAGAGAAGTAGCTGTTTGTGGGTGACCAGGTGGAGATGGTGGGGTCTGAGGTGACCCAGGGACTGAGGGGCCCGAACGCTGACAGGAGATGGCGCCCCGACCCTGAGCAGCAGCCGTCAGTTGTGTGCTGGTCTTTCAGCAGGGCTGGTCTGAGGCTGTGCCTGGCTTGGCCGCCCTTCACAGCGCTGGAGCCTCACAAGGGGAAAACAGGGTCCTCAGGAGCTGGACCTGGGAGTCTGGTGACCCCTTACAGACCTGAAAGTCTGCGGTatagggaaggaaggaggcttTGCTTTAGAAAGCTGGGTGTCAGGCATTGGCTTCAAGTCCTTCCCTGCGCAGGGGTCTGCAGAATCCTAGGGATGAAGATGCAAATCTGGGTACAAATAGGTGCTGTGGTCTGATAGCACGTGGAGCAAGGCGGGCAGGTCTACGCTGTACGGCCTGTGCTCCCAGGTTCCCAGGAGTTGTTGCCTTTCAGCATAATGCTTATCTTAATGCAGAAATCAGAACTGTTGTCCTCTGCTAATTGCACAGATAAAAGTGCACTGAGCGAGCTCTAGAGAGCCCGTTACTAGGCAGAGCCAGGGAGAACATAACGTGGCAGAAGCTATGTGCAGCAGAAAAAGGCCGAAATCTAAGGGACTGGCTATGATTTCTGACAGGCACCCTCCCCCACCTCGCAGATGGTccaaaaaagctgcattttacaTATTGTATTTGACTAAGCTGAGTTGCACTGATGCGCATCCCTTAGCTTTAGCGTGGGAAAGGAGGGGAGTTGTGGTGGTGTAGCTTTCTGAAGAGCTCAAACACAGAAGAGACACAAGTGCCTTAACTGGTCTGGTTTGACAGCCGGATGGCTGGTTATCCATCTTTTGTGGGTGTTCGTGAACAGGTTTGCTCCTGCCTGTTTCATGGTTACAGCCAGGCTTAACGACCAGCACAAACACCAAAGAGTGAAAATAAATCACGGGAAGAGAGGAGCATAGAAAAGCGGGAGGAGGGTGAGCGTTGCAGGTTCCTTGCTGCAGGACTTGCTTGTCAAGTGGATGTGCTGACAGTGGAGTCTGGAATAAGAGCATACGCCTAGGAGTTAACT
This genomic stretch from Phalacrocorax carbo chromosome 20, bPhaCar2.1, whole genome shotgun sequence harbors:
- the H6PD gene encoding GDH/6PGL endoplasmic bifunctional protein; translated protein: MLRRVLCTVLFMGALPSLAEVSQGHISVVLLGATGDLAKKYLWQGLFQLYMDQVSSGHSFTFHGAALTALEPGQRLMFDVLKKLACPPDEPPNRCAVLKDQFLKLSQYHQLKTAENYTVLNREIETLLREEGLKEAGRIFYFSVPPFAYTEIARHINSSCRPPPGAWLRVVLEKPFGHDLESAQQLAAELTSFFREEEMYRVDHYLGKQAVAHILPFRDQNRQFLDPIWNRHHVERVEIVLKETVDAKGRTSFYEQYGVIRDVLQNHLTEALMFLTMELPANVSKAEEVLQCKLQAFQSLRGLEKNNAVLGQYQAYASQVREELQKAQDYISTTPTFAGVLIHSDNLRWEGVPFLLTSGKALDERVGYVRVLFKNRAYCTQSETLRDAEHSQCKAKQIIFYIGHGALNTPAVLVSRNLFRPVMPEGSWKEAVGQSDLHIFGQPLSDYYMYSPVKERDAYSVLISNIYHGRKDFFITTENLLASWGFWTPLLDSISQQPLRLYPGGVENQHLLDFEMVSGEVAFTLAEPVELLNPNRLMPSDYSAIQSKFRQSPLVSAWSENLISQLASDIEKTASRAVAHSGKFHLALSGGSSPVVLFQRLARHHYAFPWKHTHIWLVDERCVPLTDIESNFFSLHKHLLQSVRVPYFNIHPMPVHLNQRLCVEEDRGTELYAKEILALVANASFDLVLLGVGTDGHTASLFPQSENGLEGARTVVLTESPVKPHQRMSLSLPLINKARQVFVLVLGKGKHDIVTLLSRVGHKPRKWPVSGVSPSSGQLVWYVDYEALLG